In the genome of Staphylococcus durrellii, one region contains:
- the topA gene encoding type I DNA topoisomerase: MQGGTTLAENLVIVESPAKAKTIEKYLGKKYKVIASMGHVRDLPRSQMGVDEENDYEPKYITIRGKGPVVKDLKKHAKKAKNIYLASDPDREGEAIAWHLANLLDLEDTSENRVVFNEITKDAVKDSFKHPRGIEMELVDAQQARRVLDRLVGYNISPVLWKKVKKGLSAGRVQSVALRLVIDRENEIRNFKPEEYWKIEGEFRHKKSKFNAKFLHLKNKPFKLTNKDDVEKITTQLDGDQFEVTKVTTKEKTRYPSNPFTTSTLQQEAARKLNFKARKTMMLAQQLYEGIDLKKQGTVGLITYMRTDSTRISDQAKAEAKSYIEETYGKSYTSNRKAKGQGDQDAHEAVRPTSTLRTPSQMKDYLTRDQYRLYKLIWERFVASQMAPAILDTVAMDLTQNDLKFRANGQTIKFKGFMTLYVEAKDDSDDSQDNKLPKISEGEMVTATNIEPSQHFTQPPPRYTEARLVKTLEELKIGRPSTYAPTIDTIQKRNYVKNESKRFVPTELGEIVHEQVKEYFPEIIDVDFTANMETLLDKVAEGEVAWKKVIRDFFSSFKQDVERAEEEMEKIEIKDEPAGEDCELCGAPMVIKMGRYGKFMACSNFPDCRNTKAIVKSIGVTCPKCKEGEVVERKSKKNRLFYGCSKYPDCDFISWDKPVGRDCPKCNEYLVERKKGKTSQVVCSNCDYKEEEQK; the protein is encoded by the coding sequence ATGCAAGGGGGAACTACTTTGGCAGAAAACTTAGTCATAGTTGAATCGCCTGCAAAAGCTAAAACTATTGAAAAATATTTAGGTAAAAAATATAAAGTTATTGCCTCAATGGGTCATGTTAGAGACTTACCTAGAAGTCAAATGGGTGTAGATGAGGAAAACGATTATGAACCGAAATATATAACAATTCGCGGCAAAGGGCCTGTAGTCAAAGACTTAAAAAAACATGCTAAGAAAGCAAAGAACATTTACTTAGCTAGTGACCCTGACCGTGAAGGTGAAGCGATTGCTTGGCATTTAGCTAACTTGTTAGACTTGGAAGACACAAGCGAAAATAGAGTAGTATTTAATGAAATAACTAAAGATGCAGTAAAAGATAGCTTTAAACACCCACGTGGTATTGAAATGGAACTTGTTGATGCACAACAAGCTAGACGTGTATTGGACCGATTAGTTGGTTATAACATCTCACCAGTACTGTGGAAGAAAGTAAAAAAAGGTTTGTCAGCAGGACGTGTTCAATCTGTTGCATTAAGACTTGTTATTGATCGTGAAAATGAAATCAGAAATTTCAAACCCGAGGAGTATTGGAAAATTGAAGGGGAATTTAGACATAAAAAATCTAAATTTAATGCCAAGTTTCTTCATTTAAAAAACAAACCATTTAAGTTAACTAATAAAGATGATGTAGAAAAAATTACTACACAATTAGATGGCGATCAGTTTGAAGTAACAAAGGTTACTACTAAAGAAAAAACACGTTATCCATCTAATCCTTTTACAACTTCTACATTACAACAAGAAGCTGCACGTAAATTAAATTTTAAAGCACGTAAAACGATGATGTTAGCGCAACAATTATATGAAGGTATAGATTTGAAAAAACAAGGTACTGTAGGTTTGATAACTTATATGCGTACTGACTCAACTAGAATATCAGACCAGGCTAAAGCTGAAGCAAAAAGTTATATCGAAGAGACTTATGGTAAATCTTATACTTCAAATCGTAAGGCGAAAGGCCAAGGTGACCAAGATGCCCACGAAGCCGTAAGGCCAACAAGTACATTACGTACGCCTAGCCAAATGAAAGATTATTTAACGCGAGACCAATACCGTCTTTATAAATTAATATGGGAACGTTTTGTGGCTAGTCAAATGGCGCCGGCTATTTTGGATACTGTAGCAATGGATCTAACTCAAAATGATTTGAAATTCCGTGCTAATGGTCAAACTATTAAATTTAAAGGTTTTATGACACTTTACGTTGAAGCAAAAGATGACAGTGACGACAGTCAAGATAATAAATTACCTAAAATAAGCGAAGGAGAAATGGTTACAGCGACAAATATTGAACCGTCTCAACATTTTACGCAACCGCCTCCACGTTATACAGAAGCTCGCTTAGTCAAAACCTTAGAGGAATTAAAAATCGGTCGTCCATCAACTTATGCACCAACAATCGATACGATTCAAAAACGTAATTATGTTAAAAATGAAAGTAAACGGTTCGTACCGACTGAACTTGGAGAAATTGTTCACGAACAAGTTAAAGAATATTTCCCTGAAATTATTGACGTCGACTTCACTGCTAATATGGAAACATTATTAGATAAAGTTGCTGAAGGAGAAGTCGCATGGAAAAAAGTTATTAGAGATTTCTTTAGCAGTTTCAAACAGGATGTTGAACGTGCAGAAGAAGAAATGGAAAAAATTGAAATCAAGGATGAACCTGCTGGGGAAGATTGTGAACTCTGTGGCGCACCAATGGTTATTAAAATGGGACGTTACGGTAAGTTTATGGCATGTTCAAATTTTCCTGACTGTAGAAACACGAAAGCAATTGTTAAATCTATTGGTGTGACATGCCCTAAATGTAAAGAGGGAGAAGTCGTAGAACGTAAATCTAAGAAAAATAGATTGTTTTATGGTTGCTCTAAGTATCCAGACTGTGATTTCATTAGTTGGGATAAACCAGTAGGTAGAGATTGTCCAAAATGTAATGAATACTTGGTCGAACGTAAAAAAGGTAAAACAAGCCAAGTGGTTTGTTCAAACTGTGACTATAAAGAAGAAGAGCAAAAATAA
- a CDS encoding DNA-processing protein DprA: MAQFTYLKLLAAGFTTLQIYKLTAFSPHFLESSRHEQCAILNHFVQFQSNKALSTACNQFSKLYTEKIIDDLSKAKVKFIAVNHVHYSSLLREITYPPLILYYRGNIKLLNQKAILGVIGSRNATSYTEQSLHYLYPSFKQHKLCIVSGLAKGADHSALKLALKYHLPTIAILGFGHCKHYPRETHKTRSQIEQDGLVISEYPPYTNIKKYHFPQRNRLISGIAKGVLITESEAHSGTQITINCALDQNREVYVISGRIFDRMTKGNMLAAQQGAKIVMKPEDITEDFKMTI, encoded by the coding sequence ATGGCGCAATTTACCTATTTAAAATTATTAGCCGCAGGTTTTACAACACTTCAAATATATAAACTTACAGCCTTTTCACCACATTTTTTAGAATCATCAAGACATGAACAATGCGCTATATTAAATCATTTTGTTCAATTTCAAAGCAATAAAGCACTTAGTACTGCTTGTAACCAATTTAGCAAATTATATACAGAAAAAATAATAGATGATTTGTCAAAAGCTAAAGTTAAATTTATAGCTGTAAATCATGTACACTATTCATCGCTATTACGTGAAATTACATATCCACCATTAATTTTATATTATAGAGGTAATATTAAATTGCTTAATCAAAAAGCGATACTTGGTGTTATTGGCTCAAGAAATGCAACATCGTATACTGAGCAATCTTTACACTATTTGTATCCATCATTTAAACAACACAAGCTATGTATTGTCTCGGGGTTAGCGAAAGGAGCAGATCATAGTGCATTAAAATTAGCACTAAAGTATCATCTGCCCACGATTGCAATTTTGGGATTTGGACATTGTAAACATTATCCGAGGGAAACGCATAAAACGAGAAGTCAAATTGAACAAGATGGATTAGTAATCAGTGAATACCCACCATATACCAATATTAAAAAGTACCATTTCCCTCAACGTAATAGATTGATTAGTGGTATTGCTAAAGGGGTATTAATTACAGAATCCGAAGCGCATTCAGGTACTCAAATAACGATAAATTGTGCATTAGATCAAAATAGAGAAGTGTACGTGATTTCTGGTAGAATATTTGATCGCATGACTAAAGGCAATATGTTAGCCGCACAGCAAGGCGCTAAAATTGTAATGAAACCAGAAGACATAACAGAAGATTTTAAGATGACGATATAA